ATGGATTATAATCTTCCAAAAAGTTCAATGGAATAATTGCCAATCCATGATTGCGTGCGTTTGAAAGAAAAATTGAATTGCTCTTTCCAGAAACCATCACGCGGTGGCCTCTTTCGCTCAATCCTTTGGCTGCCGTCACCATCCATTTTTCGCCACCGCCCCATTTATGAGAAGAGATAGAATTACTAAAAAATATATTTAATTTTTTTCCCATTGCATTGGCCTTAGTCGAATTGAATATCATAAAGGCGACGATACAATCCGCCATTCTTGTAAAGCTCACTATGGGTACCAGTTTCCACCACTCGGCCTTTATCAATCACAATAATTTTATCAGCATTTTGCACCGTAGATAGTCTATGGGCTATGACCAATGCGGTACGGTCTTTCATAAGCTCCTCAATTGCATTCTGGACCATCTTTTCTGATTCTGTATCCAATGCGGAAGTGGCCTCATCTAAGATTAAAATCGGAGGATTTTTAAGCAAAGCCCTTGCGATAGCCAACCGCTGTTTCTGTCCACCGGATAAATTCACACCTCGTTCACCGATCAATGTTTCAAATCCTTTAGGTGTTTGTTCGATAAATTCTAAGGCATTGGCGGCAGTTGCAGCCTTTCGGATGGCATCTTCACTAACATTTGGTTGGGCATATGCGATATTATTTCGGATGGAATCGTTAAATAAAATTACCTCTTGGGTTACAATTCCCATATTCCCGCGGATGGAGGCTAAAGCTGCATCTCTCAAATCATGGCCATCAATCCGAATGGCACCCTTAGATACATCATAAAAGCGAGGAATCAGATCAGCGATAGTGGATTTCCCAGA
The Candidatus Neomarinimicrobiota bacterium DNA segment above includes these coding regions:
- a CDS encoding ATP-binding cassette domain-containing protein, with amino-acid sequence ERIFELLDTPPEIVEKPDAVDLGNFQKSIEFDSVHFEYNDGDDRVLDEVSFTINKGEVVAMVGPSGSGKSTIADLIPRFYDVSKGAIRIDGHDLRDAALASIRGNMGIVTQEVILFNDSIRNNIAYAQPNVSEDAIRKAATAANALEFIEQTPKGFETLIGERGVNLSGGQKQRLAIARALLKNPPILILDEATSALDTESEKMVQNAIEELMKDRTALVIAHRLSTVQNADKIIVIDKGRVVETGTHSELYKNGGLYRRLYDIQFD